The genomic DNA GGAGATTAACGCCCGGGTGAAAAAGAACCAACGAACCTTTGTGACGACCTTGACCAAGAAAATGGCGGAAGACCTGACCGATTATTTGAAGGATTTGGGGGTCAAGGTTAAATACCTGCATAGTGACATTAAAACCCTCGAACGGACCCGAATTTTACGGGACTTACGGTTAGGAAAGTTTGACGTTTTAATTGGGATTAACCTGTTACGAGAGGGAATTGACGTTCCAGAGGTTTCGCTGGTTGCAATCCTGGATGCCGATAAAGAGGGCTTCTTGCGGAACGAACGGTCTTTAATTCAAACGATTGGTCGGGCTGCCCGGAACGAAGACGGACACGTAATTATGTACGCCGATCACATCACCGACTCGATGCAGGCGGCGATGGATGAGACCAAACGGCGCCGGACGAAGCAGATTGCGTACAATCAGGAGCACCACCAGACGCCCCACACCATCATTAAGCCAATTGAAACGGTGATTTCTGCTTATAAGCAAACGGAAGCTGATCACTATAATAAGGAAAAGCCGTTTGTGGAATCCGACTTTGAGCAAATGACCACCAAGGAACAACGGGCGGTCTTGCACAATCTAAGTGATGAGATGGAAACCGCGGCGCGCCAGTTGGACTTTGAACAAGCCGCTAACCTGCGAGATACCATTAAAAAACTGAAAAAAGAACTGGATTAAAAAAGAAGTGAGGTGCCTGCCATGGCTAATGATGTGATCAAAATTCGGGGCGCACGGGAACATAATCTCAAGGACGTTAACGTTGATATTCCTAAGGAAAAACTCGTCGTGATGACGGGACTTTCTGGTTCGGGGAAGAGTTCGTTAGCCTTTGATACGTTGTATGCGGAAGGCCAACGGCGCTACGTGGAAAGTTTGTCTTCCTACGCACGTCAATTTTTAGGCCAGATGAACAAACCAGACGTGGATTCCATTACCGGCTTGAGTCCGGCAATTTCGATTGACCAAAAGACGACTTCGAAAAACCCCCGCTCGACGGTGGGAACCGTTACCGAAATTAATGATTATTTACGACTTCTGTGGGCACGAGTTGGCACGCCGGTTTGTCCGAACGATGGGACGGTGATTCAAAGTCAGTCGGTCGATCAGATGATTGATCGCATTATGGAGTTGCCGGAACGCACCAAGCTTCAGATTTTATCCCCGATTGTACGGTCAAAACGGGGCCAGCACAAAAAGGTGTTGCAACGCATTAAAAAGGAAGGGTTTGTCCGGATCATTGTGGACGGGGAACTACACGATGTGAATGACGAATTGGAATTAAGCAAAAATCAGCGTCACGATATTAGCATTGTGATTGACCGGATTGTGGTAAAATCGGGGATCAACGCCCGGTTATCTGATTCATTAGAAACGGCCCTGCGGTTAAGTGATGGGTATGCAACCCTCGACTTTTTGGGCCAACGGGAGCCAATGCTATTTTCCGAGCACTATTCGTGTCCGCTCTGTGGCTTTACGGTCGGGCAGTTAGAACCGCGACTCTTTTCCTTTAATTCGCCGTTAGGGGCTTGCCCAGAGTGTGATGGTCTCGGGGTCAAACTCGAAGTTGATGAGGAGCTGGTGATTCCAGAACCAACGAAAACCCTGCGCGAAGGGGTGATTGAACCGTGGAATCCGATTAGTTCGAAATACTACCCGACGCTGTTAGAACAAGCGGCGGCCGCCTTTAAGATTGATCTGGATACCCCGTTTGCCAAGTTACCCGCTGCCCAACGCGAGTTGTTATTGCATGGTTCCAACGGCAAACAGTTCCACTTTCATTATGAAAATGATTTTGGGGGTGTTCGGGATGCCGACGTTCCGTTTGAAGGGGTCATGACCAACATTGCCCGCCGATACCGCGAAACTAGTAGTGACTTTACCCGCGATCAAATGCGCAAGTACATGCGGGAACTGACTTGTCAGGCCTGTCACGGCCTACGGTTAAATCCGAAGGCGCTGGCAGTAAAAGTTGATGGACTTAGCATTGCGGAAGTTTGTGAGCAAAACCTGACGGATGAATTTAACTTCTTCCAGCAAGTGACCCTCGGAGAACAAGCCACCACGATTGCGAAGCCGGTGATTAAGGAAATTAGCGACCGGTTGGAATTCTTGTTAAACGTGGGCTTGAGTTATTTGACGCTTTCCCGGGCCGCGCGGACGCTGTCGGGGGGTGAAGCGCAACGAATTCGGCTGGCCACTCAGATTGGCTCGAATTTATCAGGAATTTTATACGTTCTGGATGAACCTTCGATTGGGTTGCACCAGCGCGATAACGACCGGTTAATTAAATCACTAAAACAGATGCGAGACCTTGGCAACACTCTCGTGGTGGTGGAACACGATCACGAAACGATGCTGGCTGCGGATTATTTAGTTGACGTTGGTCCCGGGGCCGGAGAAACCGGGGGTCGCATCATGGCGACCGGGACGCCGGCGGAAGTTGCGCAGAATCCCCACTCGTTAACCGGGCAGTATTTATCCGGCCAGAAGTTTATCCCGGTGCCACTTAGTCGGCGGTCGGGGGCCGGGAAAGCGGTTACGATTAAGGGCGCGCGGGCCAATAACCTTAAAAACATTACGGTCCAATTTCCACTCGGGGAGTTCAACGTGGTGACAGGGGTGTCTGGTTCCGGAAAATCGACACTCGTAAACGACATTTTA from Fructilactobacillus ixorae includes the following:
- the uvrA gene encoding excinuclease ABC subunit UvrA; this encodes MANDVIKIRGAREHNLKDVNVDIPKEKLVVMTGLSGSGKSSLAFDTLYAEGQRRYVESLSSYARQFLGQMNKPDVDSITGLSPAISIDQKTTSKNPRSTVGTVTEINDYLRLLWARVGTPVCPNDGTVIQSQSVDQMIDRIMELPERTKLQILSPIVRSKRGQHKKVLQRIKKEGFVRIIVDGELHDVNDELELSKNQRHDISIVIDRIVVKSGINARLSDSLETALRLSDGYATLDFLGQREPMLFSEHYSCPLCGFTVGQLEPRLFSFNSPLGACPECDGLGVKLEVDEELVIPEPTKTLREGVIEPWNPISSKYYPTLLEQAAAAFKIDLDTPFAKLPAAQRELLLHGSNGKQFHFHYENDFGGVRDADVPFEGVMTNIARRYRETSSDFTRDQMRKYMRELTCQACHGLRLNPKALAVKVDGLSIAEVCEQNLTDEFNFFQQVTLGEQATTIAKPVIKEISDRLEFLLNVGLSYLTLSRAARTLSGGEAQRIRLATQIGSNLSGILYVLDEPSIGLHQRDNDRLIKSLKQMRDLGNTLVVVEHDHETMLAADYLVDVGPGAGETGGRIMATGTPAEVAQNPHSLTGQYLSGQKFIPVPLSRRSGAGKAVTIKGARANNLKNITVQFPLGEFNVVTGVSGSGKSTLVNDILKRALAQKLNHNAAKPGRYKAITGYQQIEKLVSIDQSPIGRTPRSNPATYTGVFDDIRDLFAKTNEAQLRGYQKGRFSFNIKGGRCETCRGDGILKIGMDFLPDVYVPCEVCHGKRYNAETLQVEYKGKNIAEVLDLTVQEALDFFTAIPKITRKLQTIADVGLGYVKLGQAATTLSGGEAQRMKLASELHKRSSGKNFYILDEPTTGLHTDDVKRLLQVLQALVDEGNTVLIIEHNMDVIKQADHVIDLGPEGGAAGGQVVATGTPEELVQVVASYTGQYLKPILARDTKRTQTQAK